GCCATCGGGTCCGGTATATCCCAGGAACTTGAGGATCTTTGTGGTTCAGGGAATAGATGGTCGGGACTTGGCTACCCATCGGTTTCCAGCTCGAGAGATTAGCCAGGGCAATGTGAACTTTGTGTGGGACCAATATTCGCATTTGGCCCGCCTGAAGAACAGCTGCAGTCAGAGATTTCCCTGCCCAGTGGGAGGGTTATCCCGGGCCTTCTGGACGGGGATTCCTCTGGAAAAGTCTGTGGAAATGGAAACGGAATGCAAGCAAATGGATAACCAAACGGATTCCTTGATGAGTGTCCTAAGACAGGCTCAATTAGCCGGCCTGCGAACTGGTTTTGTGACCACTCAACGGCTGACGGGTTCCACGGGAGCAGCTCTCTACGGCAACAGCCTGTACGAATGCGATGAGCGAATGCCTATGGGTTTCCTCCAATCCGGCTGCCAGGATGTGGCCCGCCAGCTAATATCCGGAGAGACTGGCAAGGCCCTCAACGTGATCATAGGCGGCGGCCGGCAAATGCTAAGCAAACTCGTGCCGCAAACCCAGTTCGATCCCGTGGACGAGCTACTCTGCCAGGCCGGCGAAGGGCGCAACTTGCTGAAGGAGTGGCGCAATCAGAAGCTCAAGCAGAGCAAAATCAGGCCCATTAAGTTTGATTTGATCCAGCGAACCGATGAGCTGGAGTCCCTGAATGCCAGCCGCTATGACCACCTGATGGGGGTGATGGCCAATGGAGACTTGAGTGGAAATCCCAAGGCTCCATCTTTTAAGCTAATGGTGGAAAAGTCACTCGAAGTTTTGGAGGGAAAAAAACAAGGCTATCTACTAATTGTGGAGCAGGTTAGGGAGAAGGGAGTGAACAGTAGAAGACAGCTGCAGATCCTGAACGATACACTGGTTAGTCTTCCTAAGGATAGGGATACCTTAACCCTGGTGCTCTTTACCAATGGCATATATCCAAAGCCCAGCCTAGACATCAGCGAGGAAACGGAAACCATCAGTTATTTGTCAGAGATTTTTAACGAAGAGGAAATTCGACTTCAGGAAAGACTGCAGCAAATGCCGTCGGAGAGTTTGCTGTTTGCGCAGGGTGAGTGGGGAATCCCTGATATGATTCTAcgattaatttttattcttgTATTCTCACAGGACCCAGGTCTACCTTATTTGTTGGTTTACGAAATGAAACCTACCTGGCACATGCTATAGCTCATGTCCTTAGCATGAGTAAGCTGGTAGCCAAACTATAAAGggaattaaatgttttaaaagaaaaattaatagtttttaaggtTTGTGTTCTATGGTTGTAATTACTATTACTTCTAATCCTTTTCCCCCAAATAAAAGTCTTCCGtttgttaattgatttattaaactttaacTAGAGTTTGTGTTTATTCAATGCTTCTATTAGTTGTTAAGTCACATGATAACATTTCCGCTGGACTCTGCTATAGTTACAGTTGCTGCAGTCGCTGGAGGAGCACCCCCTCCTTGCACCCAGTTGAAGGCATGGCCACCAGAGGATACTGTCGTTGAGGATTCTCCTCCCTGCCGCACTGCCTGTGTTCCCGTCGTGCTGGTCGCGGTGGCAGCTATGCGGGGAACCGGCCGCAGGACGTTCGTTGGATTCGGGTTGGGTCATTTGACCGGCAGCGGTGGCAGCAAAGTCTGGGCCACATTGGACAGCTGGCGCAGGTGATTGGCCTGGACATACTGGAAGGCCGAGGAGCGCTCCAAGTGCTGCGACAGATAGAACTCACCCAGAGAATAGAAGCGTCGCTGGTCAAAGGGCTGGAAGGGAAAGCCGGGAAACCGCTGACCCGTGGCATAGTTCTTGCCGGGAGCAGCCGGTGGATAGAGCGGCAGTCCATGAGAGGGCGGGCGTGGCAGGGTGGGGGCATAAGGAGCGGCAGTGCTAGAGGCTACCGGCACCGGCAACGGCACCTGTGGGAGCTGGACATGATCAGGCAGCGGGTGGCCCAACTGTTGTtgatgctggtgctgctgctgctgggccttGAAGAAGTCCAGGCTCTTTAGGTTCTCCAGCATCTGGTGGGAGGCTTGGTGCTTCTTCAGGTAGGCTTGgctgtattttaatttattaattgaaacgataattataaattaaaaattattaagtatTTCTTACCGCCGGAATGTCTTCCCACATATGTGGCAAGGATATATGCCATCGTTGCTGTCATCGCCAGCTCTAACCGAATCCGCAATAATGTCGCCGGTCTCCACAAGCCGTTTCTTGCCGGGATTACCGACGGAACCTCCGCTGACAGCATCTGCCTTGGGCTTGTGCCAACGTCGATGGGAGGCCAGATTAGCTGGACAATTAAAGACCTGCAAGTGGACATCTGCATAAATCCCTGAATGATCCTGAAACACCGAAAAAACCAACCTTCTCGCACTCGGAGCACTTGTACTCGATGTGAACGATGCGGGGACATCGGTGTTGGGCCAGCATGAAGGCATCATCGTAGACGGTGCGGCACAACTGGCAGAGATAGTCACCAATCTTGTTGTCTATGCTGGCCAGGATGGCCTTGGCCTCCTCGGTGATTTCCACCACATTGAAAGCCGGATCAATGTCGCCTTTGCGCACCACCAGCTCCTCGTCATCGCGCAGCTTGCGGATTATGGTACCAGACACGGGACTAATGGTCTCCTCATCAATGGCCATGTGTTTCCTTAGCTTGGAACGCTTACGCTCCGCCTTCTGGGGTCGTGGTGGATGCgggggcggcggcggaggaggaggaagaggatgaggatgaggagcaggaggaagtGAAGCAGTCGGATTATTTGAAGCAATCGACTCTGCCGTCGCCATGCCGCCACTCAAGTCCGTGTAGGTTTTCTCGCCGTTGCTCTGCACATCGGACAGCTGGGTGATCTCCACCTCGGGGTCTGGAAACTCCCGGTCAAAGAGTCGTGCCAGGCCATCTATGGCCTGGTGATGCAGCTCCTCGTCCTCGTACAGCAGCTCATTGCGCTTCAGTGCCCGCGTCTCCACCAGCTGGGTCTGGGCCTGGGCCAATGTCTCATTTTCGACTTTAccgtcctcgtcatcgtcgctGCCCAAAACATCCACGAACacctcctcctcatcatcgtcCTCTTCATCATCCCCGCTGACCCGGACCTGCAGCGTCTCATCGTCGCCCTCGTTGACTTCCTCGGTATCCTCGGTGGCGGCATAATCATTGTAGTCATGGGAACTGACAACTgtttcgtcctcgtcctcggtCAACACGATTGTCTCATCGTCCACATAAATGGGCGAGGGCCGCCTGGACACGCTCGATTGACTTGTTGGAATTTGCTGAAAGTTATTTTTCGTCTCGGGGCAATGGCTTTTATTAAAGGCGACGGCGGCCCCCTCGAAGTTGCGCAGCGAGTACGGCTGCAGATGTTGGGGATGCGGCGGCTCCTGTTGCTGGTGCAGGAAGTAGTTGCTACCCGGCGGCATGGCCAGAGCAGGAGCTGGTGGAACTGAAGGACCTGCTGCCGGACCCGTCATGTGCGGCCGCCACAGGTAATTCTCCTCGGACATTAATCTCTGACGCTTGCGGGGTGGCGAGGGCGTCGATGGCGGCGTAATGGGCACCACACTGGCCGCTGCCCGGAGCGACAGATCCAGCGGCGACAGCAGCGCAATCGTCGGACGATGCTGGCCAAATTGCGGAAATGTCTCGTTGATTGCCGGCAATGCCCGGCACTCCACGAAGTGGGTGGCCGGGTGGGGATGTCCTTGGAGCGCGACAGgcagctgcggcggctgctggcCGAGATGCGGATGCTGCAGGTGGGGCTGCGAATGAGGGTGAAGATGGGGCTGAGGATGTGGGTGTGAGTGCGTCAACGGATTCATGTTCatcatttttctttattgccttctgCGGGACTTCATTTGTGGCTTTTATTAAGTTAGTATTTTGTCACAATAAGGTGTGGTCCTCAGGACTTGCTGTTGGGTTTTTACTGAAATTTAAAtggttaaatatatttttaattaaattaagcaaattaatttaaaaaccaagTCTTCATTGACGGTTGGTTACTTTTTAAACAGACTTGAAAGGATGTTTTTTAAGCGGAAATTTTAAAGGGTCATTAGTTGAACACAGATTTTATAgataataaatgtaatatatgtttaatataatatttgtgTGCACATCTAcaaattcaaaaacaaaatttacatagaaatttaataacaaaaaattatacaacttTTTGTCTATGAGAAAAATtggtttgttattttttgtttttgaaactTGTATCAATACCGAAGAGATTTAAAGATGTTTTTGAATGTTGTTCTTAAAGATTgtagaaaaaattaagaattaaataaaatgtaaattgatttgttgttgctttttatttAGGTTTCGCTTACATTTCCATTTAATAAGTAAAGTTGAATAATTTTGATATCAGGTAATCCATTCTAATTCCATTTCATTggtattatattattttatattttattatatatacataaatataaaatatatatgtatgtatataaaaaactaaatagaaAAACTAGTGTGCTACCACAGAAAACATAATACTTTaatcatatattatatatatacatatatgagcTAAGTATTCAGATTGGattggtttattattttttttatgtggtTTGAAACCGTAtaccttatttatttttttttacccagaaaataaattttacataAATCAGAAAATGTATGTACAAAACTGAGCGacttttctctcttttagtttttagaaatctaaaaaaaattaattaaaattggcattaaactttaaaaaaaattttaaataaagtataaaagGTTTACCTCTTTACCAATGTGATaacgtatatttttttagcgATTATTTTCCGTTCTCCGCACTATTAACTACACAGATTTAtgctttaaaatgtattttaatgtgttagcactattttattttttctttacataTTCCTTTATTAGTTTAGATTAATTTAAGCACTTCACTAGttatagtttttctttttaaaaaggtttctcaataagaatttatttttttttgcaataagTATAATGAAAAATGTTCTTGCACCGCACTTTGCCTTTAGCTAAGGACTTTGCCGCCAGCTTAAGGACTCTCCGTGACACGCAACTGACCCGTGGCAGCCTTCGCAGGGAACTGAATGCCGCACGGTAACCTGTCGCAATGCTGCGACCCAAAAAAAAGTTGGCTTTGAATGTGAGGGCGAAGCCAATGAAAGCTGGAACACCCCCCCGGGCCAACCCAGCCGTCGTAGCACCCGCTTCTGGAACGGCTCTCGCTCGCACCTTGCGCCGGAATCCCTGGGCGGCTGCTCTGGGATTCGCTCGCGGATGGCATAACTCAACAATCCCACCCCCGGACACCCACGCATTTGGAGCGGCGCATGCGCTGCCACGCCCCTGATGGAATCACTGAGACTGGCTCATTGGCTCGCCACGCCACGCCCCCGCCCGCTGGCCGGGATTCAGGCTCAGGGAATGTGTGGGGAGCGAGGCTCCGGTGTCCAGAATGGAATGTCATTGAATTGCAGATGAAGAATTTCACTGCACTGTGCTGGAGTTTTCCCACCTGCTccatctgctgctgctactgctgttgCTCCCCTTTTTCGGGGTGGCTCAGGTGAGTGCTCCTTTTGTCGCCAGCAACGAACCTTTATTTCGTCCATAGCCCCCCCCTTTCTGCTCTTCCGCCGTCACAGCCTCAGCACGGTCATCGTTGTTCAGACATTTTAAGAACCAAAGGATTCtttttgtggttttgaaaatttaatgtaGCTTCCCCCTTCCTCTAGCCACTCTTCCATGCTGGGAGtgaaattttcaaaatggcgTCAGGGCAtggccaaaaaaattaaggaaaattagGTGGGTTCTTAACCAGGGCTACGCCTGCGTTGGCTTCtatggaaatattaaatttatttatttaattaaatatttctagttatttaattttgtaattttatttaattatttagattTGTTCAACCTGTATTTAATATGAATATTAAACACAAATGGTTAAAGTCCTGGTAAGAATACATTTTGTTCTTAAATTATCACTATtctaatttttaacaaatatttctcACTTCcctgaaattaaattagtttaaaattttaaattttgtgaaGTATTTGTGGaataacaatttataaaataattatatataattttaatgaattttttattattagtattattattcttttattatttatatttaaatagttttatattcttatttttatatatattgttaatattataaatattctatacattttttggaCCCAATctgtaattattttgtggctgttgttttattttaaggtttttaaggtttattGTAGCTTCagcactttaaatataataaacaataatacattaaaattagttatgtatttttattcaataagtaaatttagtttaattattactaattttattttaaatatatgaaattaaaagagttttttttttaaatataaatataaaaggttatacataaaataaaactataaatataaaaaatataaaattaaacatataatataaaatattttttgaagtgCAAATTTGGTGGCTCTAAgcttaaataacaaaattattttataaacacttggaatttatttatgtaaaaattATTCCCatatttttgctattttttccCCCCAAAAGTTCCACTTTCTGGCCCATTTTACACTGGCATCCCTCGTCTCAATTGCTGCTGAATGCAATTAATTAGTGAAACGGTCTgcaaaaacttaattaaattgttgcGTCGCGACGCTGAATcgacagcatcagcagcagcgacgccTCGAAAAAACAATTCCGACTAATAAACTGGAATTTAATTACTTACTTGTATACTCCAACGACGAGTGAAATAAAGAGTAGGATTTTCTCTGGATAAAAAGTGGCTTGCcttattaagtttttaacCCCGGCAAAGATCGGTTGCAGCCAACGAGGTCAACAAGTTTCACTTTGCGGCTTTTCTCCGGCCCTTGGCTAATTGTCAGCTTGTCAGGGGCTCATTAGCATAGCTCCGGCCTTTGTGGCCGTTCGCTGCTGCCTGCTCCTGACACTTTTCCCGAAGGAAGTTTTCTTTAACGACCCCGGGAGCTCCGCTCATTTGCATGGAGATTTCGCTGGCTAATTGCCCAGGTTGTAAGCACTCCCGAGTGTCAGATTACACGCGTAACGATTCGCAGCAACACGTTGTACGGAATAGCACCCCATCTCCATTTCATCTCGATTCCCAGTCCCATCCCAGTCCCCATCCCCTGGTGGTGAGCAATATCAGAGGGTTGGTATCCTGCTTGGTTGACTTGCGGTCTACGGTGTCTGTTTACATAGCGGAGGGTTGGGTAATGGGCTCTTAATTAGGCTCATATGATTTTTGAAACAGGATTTGCGATTGAATTGCAGCCTGTGCAAATCAAATTCGTAAATCAAATAGAAAACCAAACAATTGCAGTTAAATTCGGTAAATTTTCTTATTCGAAGGAGATAGCATCTAGTTTACATGGTTCATTGGCCGTTAAGAGATTAATCATCGATGAGTTAAGTAAGGGTATAGTtttcaaatgcaaattgttAGGAGCTATCAGCGATAAagtctaaaattaaaattaatataataattactaTTATTACTATGATTACACTATCTAATGGTATTAGTAGTATTTTGTTCTCCAGAGAGCTATGATTATATTGAGCtgcaaaaaacaaactaaGAAAGGTGTACCATTTATGGGTAGTAATATAGACAGAACTGGAGTACCAACCTTGTAcacttataaataattataattataaattaagaaaagctACCATCAACACAACAATTTTGGgttattatttctatttttcttaaatttagggcgttttttctgctttgcCTAGTTCAGTTCCTTTCCTATAGCAAATAAGTGAGAATAGCAGTTGTTTTTCTGGTCAATTTTTCATAAGGCGCACTTGTCCTAAATTTTGTAAAGCAAAAAATGCCACACGTGTGCACATAtgattcccaactggttctaacaTCCCTGGAATGAAGTGACAGTGGCGAGAACGTGTGGATACACGTCTGttataaagttaaaaaaaattatccttaaattaaaaacaaagtgtcatataatttatttgaaaaggaATGGCTTTAATCAATGGATCACACTTCGAGAGAAATTGTGTAGAACTTCATCGTAGATCAGCATTTCTAACGAGTTCAGATGTTATTAAAATGTAGCTATAGTTATTAAAAAACCATTAGAGTCATGCTTCGACTGTTTGATCATAAGTAGAACAACAAAGTTGggagtattttttatttttaaatggcttTTGATGGGAATTATTAAACATATAGCTTGAATCAGCGTTCAAACCCCAGGTTAACCTCAGCATGGACGTCTACTTCGTCACGCCAAACCCCATCCGTTTGTACATTAATGGAGAGCTTGTAAAATCCATTGGGAACCGGGGCCTTACTGATCATTTTGTCATCCAGAACCATGTGATCTACAATTATGTCGtgctaaaaattcaaatataatcAAAACGACGTAAATAGGTTAAGGAAAGGTATTACCAACATTAATGGGGCAGCTGTGATTGGCATTTGTAAAGTTTTGGATGCCTTCGTAAACCATGTTGACAAAGGGAAATCGTTTTTTGTGCTTTAAAAAGAAGCAAAGATCCACGCTGACATTGAATAGGAATGGTCTATAGCCATTGAACCTTCGGAACAGGGCCAGAACAACCTTAAACAGATAGTATATAcctttattataattatttaaaatatttattgaagcTTTACGAACCTTTGCCTTCTTAATGGGCAACTTGTTGACTTTAGCGTACAAATTCAGACCCACTATGCCGCGACCCAGGACCTTTAGTTCACATTTCTTAAACTCGCAGAAGGATTGCTCAAAACAGTTGCACTTGATATTGGTGAATTTAAAAAGAGCCTCTGAGTCacagagtaaataaattacaaacacAAAAGACCACGCTGCGAGGGAAATGCGATCGAACTTCATCGTTGACCAGCATTTCCATGAGTAAAGGCTTTGCCGTAATTATTTTAGCAACCATTTCTcgaatactttttttttgatcGATTTCACTgtttaacaaaatttatttctacccttgcagggtattataatttcagtcaggaGTTTGCAACGCAGAGAAGGAGACGGTTTCGAccttaaaaagtatatttattcttgatcagcatcaacagccgattCGATCTAGTCATGTCTGTGTGTCAGTCTGTCCGTTTATGGGCAAACTAGTCCTTTAGTTTTAAAGATATCTCACCAGACAGACTGCTGACTATTCTCACGactatatttatatgttgTAAGGGTCCGGATCGgccagctatatcatatagctgctataggaaaatttgtagaaaaaagttataacttcaatgttttttaacaaatatcaTCTACTTtaagatatggccattttgtatTGTTTCAGAATTtggcttttaatattttgaaaatgaaaCTATGCAAACAGTTAGCATAGGAACTATCggcagatgtagagaaaatttGTAAGGCTTTGAatgaaaaactgaaatgtagacctgtaaaaataaaaatatataattatgatctaagtgaaaagtgaaagtgTTACCCTACAAACTTCAACGTGCCGAACTTAaattcctttcttgttgtataaaaattaaacatggTTCTTTCTACAAAACACTCTCAGTGGCAatactatttaattttcagtGCTAGtcattattttccttttttgttagGCAGTGTAGCATTAAAGTTACCATTGAACCgttacaaaaaataatgtttaacaGAAAATGACTGTGTGatttttatattgatttttgaacaaattcataaaatgttattgttatttaataaattatttgtagtTTTAGTTCagtcgaaaaacaaaaaataaatttttcaaaagttaaaaaagttttgttttttgtttgttcataatttcttaatttataaactgaGCCAAAGATAATCTATAGGAGAATCTAAGTGATCTCggatttttttaaagccaaatataaatataaatccttattttattctcaaaattcttaaattaaagtatgttaattaaatttatagaaaaattttTGGCTGTTACAGATGACGatcttaaagaaaatgtagGCTTTTTgctgaaaactttaaaatgtaGCCAGAAAATCCATTTCGATTTGTGTTATTCTAAactgtttttatacccttgcagggtattataatttcagtcagaagtttgcaacgcagtgaaggagacctttccgaccctataaagtatatatattcttgatcagcatcaacagccaagtcgatctagccatgtccgtctgtccgtctgtccgtctgtccgtctgtccgtttctacgcaaactagtccctcagttttaaagctatctgaatgaaactttgcatatagtcttctatatactctcactgctatatatgtcggaacgggccggatcggacgactatatcatatagctcccatacaaatgatcgataaatttttagaaaaaaatttataacttggctgtttatcaacatttttaaaccatttttttagatatggtcattttatattattcaagaatttcggtaaaaatttcatgaaaatcggacgactatatcttatagctgccataggaacgatcgggaaattaatagaaaaaacattataacttcgttgtttttcaacctatttttatctactctgagatataagcttattttattagttcagaattttcgtatgaattttatgaaaatcggacaactatatcatatagctgccatataaaccgatcggtagatggaGAATGggaactgggaatgtaaaactgtaactgtcaaactctaaacaataagtataggtaaaatttaatgaaataatatctgcaagggtatacaaacttcggcgtgccgaagttagcttcctttcttgtttaatcaaattttagtttaattaaacCATAAATTTGTATGataaaatctttaaagtcCCACAAAAGCATTCAATTCGCCTCAAAAACACGACCGATTGAATTGCACTCCAGCGGAACATTAAGGACTTCCTGTATGCCACGCAAAGGACAAAACGCTATTGACAAACCATAACACCGCAACTGTGTATGTCGGACTTGCAATCGCAGGGATTTGAGCCGCCTCGCCGGAGACGTTGATGACCTTTAGGGGAAGACGCGACCCGAAGGACCTACCAGGGGAATGGAGAGCGAGAGTCCTGGCGCGGTCAGGCCTTAATTAGAGGGGCATGGAAGCATGCCCGAGGCCGGACGAGCGGGCGCTCGATGCGATTCTTATGCAAATgcttttaattacaaaactgTGAAACTGAATTACGCAACATTGCGTTATTTAAGTGAATTATTTTGAGGCAGGTTCGTGTGTTTAATTGCTCAACTCAACGCCTTTTTAATTGCCATCAAATGGAGCCCCAGAAAGTCCAGgcttcatttttaaatttccacTGAAAGTtgcaagaaaatatattatgactggtttcattttttacaaaCTTGTATCCCGGTGACATGTCCCCTAGGCTTATCTCAAGGATTTCATAGCAATTTCGATGAATGAAAAGCCGCCTGCCGTTGACCTCTCGTCTTGGCttccaaattgaaattgcaaaACCCTCCTTTGCCACCCTTGAAAAACGGCGGCTAATAGAAAATGTTTATAGATAAAAAGgcgaaaaattgaatttgcaaAGGTCACACATAAGTGCGACACTTGATAGCAGGCATTGGCACTTCACGTAAGGAGGTCCTTTCCTTCTGTCCCCCCCAACAAGTACAGCTACTTGCAGGAATTTTCCCTGCTCCGGCAAAGGAGATTGAAATTTGGATTTCCATTTGCCCTGCCCCcttggaatatatataaatatatattcgcATTATTTTTGCCAAATTGAATTCGCAAAGTGATTTGATTGTGCGTGAGGAAAGGCATTGCCTATCCAGAGGGTGTCGTCGTCACTCAACCCTTTTTCGGAATAAAAAAATCCagaaatgtgaaaaataatACGTGCTGAAAACCGCATTACAGATTTTAATTAACGGTGGCAGGAATATTTCAAGCTCCATTAAAATATCAGATTACGTGGGGGTCTCGGGAAAGGGTTTCAGTGGTTAATGGCTTGAAAGTTCCGGCTATTCAATGAGGTATTAAATATACCAGGTATTCCCGATTGATTGGCCATTGAACATattgtttttctattaattatgTCAGAATTGCGACCACAAAGAGCGCATATGGCTTCGCAATGTTGTCAGAAATCCCGCGGGAAATCCAAAAGAAACCCCGCCGAACTAAAAGGACACACACGCAAGTCCCGATAGTCCCAGGA
Above is a genomic segment from Drosophila kikkawai strain 14028-0561.14 chromosome 3R, DkikHiC1v2, whole genome shotgun sequence containing:
- the Alp13 gene encoding alkaline phosphatase 4, with the protein product MVASQRTRDLCRTVRLKSTQVFIVAGTCLITVLITLLCIGFMTRYEVENEVANVADVDYWKDRVAALQKIWYDKGIEELNEALRTPSGPVYPRNLRIFVVQGIDGRDLATHRFPAREISQGNVNFVWDQYSHLARLKNSCSQRFPCPVGGLSRAFWTGIPLEKSVEMETECKQMDNQTDSLMSVLRQAQLAGLRTGFVTTQRLTGSTGAALYGNSLYECDERMPMGFLQSGCQDVARQLISGETGKALNVIIGGGRQMLSKLVPQTQFDPVDELLCQAGEGRNLLKEWRNQKLKQSKIRPIKFDLIQRTDELESLNASRYDHLMGVMANGDLSGNPKAPSFKLMVEKSLEVLEGKKQGYLLIVEQVREKGVNSRRQLQILNDTLVSLPKDRDTLTLVLFTNGIYPKPSLDISEETETISYLSEIFNEEEIRLQERLQQMPSESLLFAQGPRSTLFVGLRNETYLAHAIAHVLSMSKLVAKL
- the nerfin-2 gene encoding uncharacterized protein nerfin-2, with amino-acid sequence MMNMNPLTHSHPHPQPHLHPHSQPHLQHPHLGQQPPQLPVALQGHPHPATHFVECRALPAINETFPQFGQHRPTIALLSPLDLSLRAAASVVPITPPSTPSPPRKRQRLMSEENYLWRPHMTGPAAGPSVPPAPALAMPPGSNYFLHQQQEPPHPQHLQPYSLRNFEGAAVAFNKSHCPETKNNFQQIPTSQSSVSRRPSPIYVDDETIVLTEDEDETVVSSHDYNDYAATEDTEEVNEGDDETLQVRVSGDDEEDDDEEEVFVDVLGSDDDEDGKVENETLAQAQTQLVETRALKRNELLYEDEELHHQAIDGLARLFDREFPDPEVEITQLSDVQSNGEKTYTDLSGGMATAESIASNNPTASLPPAPHPHPLPPPPPPPPHPPRPQKAERKRSKLRKHMAIDEETISPVSGTIIRKLRDDEELVVRKGDIDPAFNVVEITEEAKAILASIDNKIGDYLCQLCRTVYDDAFMLAQHRCPRIVHIEYKCSECEKVFNCPANLASHRRWHKPKADAVSGGSVGNPGKKRLVETGDIIADSVRAGDDSNDGIYPCHICGKTFRRQAYLKKHQASHQMLENLKSLDFFKAQQQQHQHQQQLGHPLPDHVQLPQVPLPVPVASSTAAPYAPTLPRPPSHGLPLYPPAAPGKNYATGQRFPGFPFQPFDQRRFYSLGEFYLSQHLERSSAFQYVQANHLRQLSNVAQTLLPPLPVK
- the LOC108084016 gene encoding uncharacterized protein yields the protein MKFDRISLAAWSFVFVIYLLCDSEALFKFTNIKCNCFEQSFCEFKKCELKVLGRGIVGLNLYAKVNKLPIKKAKVVLALFRRFNGYRPFLFNVSVDLCFFLKHKKRFPFVNMVYEGIQNFTNANHSCPINHDIIVDHMVLDDKMISKAPVPNGFYKLSINVQTDGVWRDEVDVHAEVNLGFER